A DNA window from Undibacterium sp. YM2 contains the following coding sequences:
- a CDS encoding methyltransferase domain-containing protein, with translation MLIKRKSIEAEANHRSGPTAAAPKKVNRKPKFAPVTLSEMDGVRFLHFGTEWVQGAMRLRKPDAIELEYAQQMMAWMLFIDTPQQLVQLGLGTGALTKFCYRHFEDAAVTTVELNPSVIAICESMFKLPANDERLQVLEMDAMDFVNDDNNHGHIDAMQVDLYDATARGPVLDSAEFYQACANCLKDDGILTVNLFGDHPSYARNLKAMRFAFDTVLCLPEVHDGNVVALAFKRKPELNFPELYEKAEQIKASTKLPAKSWVNGLKAACDPK, from the coding sequence ATGCTGATCAAACGAAAATCCATAGAAGCCGAGGCCAATCACCGCTCTGGCCCCACCGCTGCTGCCCCGAAGAAGGTCAACCGCAAACCCAAATTTGCTCCTGTCACCTTATCCGAAATGGATGGGGTACGATTCCTGCATTTCGGTACCGAATGGGTGCAAGGTGCTATGCGCCTGCGAAAGCCCGACGCCATAGAACTCGAATACGCGCAACAGATGATGGCCTGGATGCTGTTCATCGATACGCCACAACAACTGGTGCAACTGGGACTGGGCACCGGTGCACTGACCAAGTTCTGTTACCGTCATTTCGAAGATGCCGCAGTCACCACGGTAGAACTTAATCCGTCTGTTATCGCCATTTGCGAAAGCATGTTCAAATTACCTGCCAATGACGAGCGCCTGCAAGTGCTGGAAATGGACGCCATGGACTTTGTCAATGATGACAATAATCATGGCCATATCGATGCCATGCAGGTGGATTTATATGATGCTACTGCCCGTGGCCCGGTACTCGACAGCGCTGAGTTTTATCAGGCCTGTGCAAATTGCCTGAAGGACGATGGCATATTGACAGTCAACCTGTTTGGCGACCACCCCAGCTATGCACGCAACCTCAAAGCCATGCGCTTTGCATTTGACACTGTGCTATGCCTGCCAGAAGTCCACGATGGCAATGTGGTTGCCCTGGCGTTCAAACGCAAGCCCGAATTGAATTTCCCTGAGTTGTACGAAAAAGCGGAACAGATCAAGGCGAGCACCAAATTGCCTGCAAAATCCTGGGTCAATGGGCTCAAGGCAGCCTGCGATCCCAAATAA
- the htpG gene encoding molecular chaperone HtpG: MSEKQTLGFQAEVKQLLQLMIHSLYSNKEIFLRELISNASDASDKLRFEAINNASLFENDPELQIQVSFNKEARTITIADNGIGMSKADAIEHLGTIAKSGTKEFFGKLSGDQQKDAAMIGQFGVGFYSGFIVADRITVESRRAGLPADQAVRWESEGAGDFSVEDIVKEGRGTSITLHLREGEDEFLSAWKLKSVIRTYSDHISLPIKMQKEEWDEEKKEQVLKDELETINQASALWARSKSDITPEQYDEFYKHVSHDYTAPLTHTHNRVEGRSEYTQLLYIPSRAPFDMWDRNKRGGIKLYVKRVFIMDDAEQLMPVYLRFVKGVIDSNDLPLNVSREILQESRDIKAIREGSTKRVLGMLEDLANADGDDAQAKKDKYATFWKEFGQVLKEGVGEDHANKERIAKLLRFASTHNDSDAQNVSLADYLSRAKEGQDKIYYLTAESYATAKNSPHLEIFRKKGVEVLLLTDRVDEWMLSFLNDFEGKELASVAKGGLDLGQLEDEAEKKQHEETQTEFKDLVEKMKTALADKAKDVRVTFRLTDSPACLVADEHDLSGNLARMLKAAGQAAPESKPILEVNPDHPLVQKLKYEVNKFDDWSHLLFDQALLAEGGNLSDPSAFVKRLNEMLLSK, from the coding sequence ATGTCAGAAAAACAAACCCTGGGCTTTCAGGCCGAAGTCAAACAACTTTTGCAGTTGATGATTCACTCCTTGTATTCAAACAAGGAAATCTTTTTGCGTGAACTGATCTCGAATGCTTCTGATGCATCAGACAAACTGCGTTTTGAAGCCATTAATAATGCCAGCCTGTTTGAAAACGATCCTGAGTTGCAAATACAGGTCAGTTTCAACAAGGAAGCACGCACCATCACCATTGCCGACAATGGCATAGGGATGAGCAAGGCCGATGCGATAGAACACCTGGGCACGATCGCCAAATCCGGCACCAAGGAATTCTTTGGCAAGCTGTCTGGCGACCAGCAAAAAGACGCCGCCATGATAGGCCAGTTTGGTGTTGGTTTTTACTCCGGCTTTATCGTTGCCGACCGCATCACCGTAGAAAGCCGCCGCGCCGGTCTGCCTGCAGACCAGGCTGTACGCTGGGAATCCGAAGGTGCAGGTGACTTTAGCGTCGAAGACATCGTCAAGGAAGGCCGCGGCACCAGCATCACCCTGCACCTGCGTGAAGGCGAAGACGAGTTCCTGTCTGCGTGGAAACTCAAATCCGTGATCCGTACTTATTCCGACCATATCTCTCTGCCTATCAAGATGCAGAAAGAAGAATGGGACGAAGAGAAGAAAGAACAGGTTCTGAAAGACGAACTGGAAACCATCAACCAGGCCAGTGCCTTGTGGGCACGCAGCAAGTCTGACATCACGCCTGAGCAATATGATGAGTTCTACAAACACGTGTCGCATGACTACACCGCACCGCTGACCCACACGCATAACCGTGTTGAAGGCCGCAGCGAATATACACAATTGCTGTACATCCCATCACGCGCACCGTTTGACATGTGGGACCGCAATAAACGTGGTGGCATCAAGCTCTACGTCAAACGCGTATTCATCATGGATGATGCGGAACAACTGATGCCGGTCTATCTGCGCTTTGTCAAAGGTGTCATTGATTCGAATGACCTGCCTTTGAACGTCTCACGCGAAATCCTGCAGGAAAGCCGCGACATCAAGGCGATACGCGAAGGCTCGACCAAGCGCGTGCTGGGCATGCTGGAAGACCTGGCAAATGCGGATGGCGATGATGCTCAAGCAAAGAAAGACAAGTACGCGACTTTCTGGAAAGAATTTGGCCAGGTCCTGAAAGAAGGCGTGGGTGAAGATCATGCCAACAAGGAACGTATCGCCAAATTGCTGCGCTTTGCATCTACCCACAATGATAGCGATGCACAAAATGTCTCACTGGCAGATTACCTGAGCCGCGCCAAAGAAGGCCAGGACAAGATTTACTATCTCACGGCAGAAAGCTATGCCACTGCCAAGAACAGCCCACACCTGGAAATTTTCCGCAAGAAAGGTGTAGAGGTTTTGCTGCTGACTGACCGCGTTGATGAATGGATGCTGTCCTTCCTGAATGATTTCGAAGGCAAGGAACTGGCATCCGTCGCCAAAGGTGGCCTGGATCTGGGCCAGCTGGAAGATGAAGCAGAAAAGAAACAACACGAAGAAACCCAGACCGAGTTCAAAGACCTGGTCGAGAAGATGAAAACAGCCCTGGCAGACAAAGCCAAAGATGTGCGAGTGACTTTCCGTCTCACAGATTCACCAGCCTGCCTGGTCGCAGATGAGCATGATCTGTCTGGTAACCTGGCGCGCATGCTGAAGGCTGCAGGTCAGGCTGCACCAGAGTCCAAGCCTATACTGGAAGTCAACCCTGATCATCCTCTGGTACAGAAACTCAAGTATGAAGTCAACAAGTTCGACGACTGGTCACACCTGCTGTTTGACCAGGCCTTGCTGGCTGAAGGTGGCAACCTCAGCGACCCAAGTGCATTTGTAAAACGTCTCAATGAGATGTTGCTGAGCAAGTAG
- a CDS encoding TonB-dependent siderophore receptor: protein MSPDGKSRVLRSIQQKNLADFWRLALTPRLNWSLDNGDTLSWQSLIDFYRNVNWGHDHETAAPEDASQYPDNNYRASSHTGLLRSDLSWAHRIDADSKLNAKLGLNYNKRETDYNFYGYPLAKNQAFNRHVVSNAIDSSVSSSGKYLSRFRDDHSLALGWDFTHTQRSETRSQYDLQPHDTKIDTLFEDYKANVRRVAVFAQDEWDVTNRLQAYLGLRWEGLNTETTGRLMVPVQTRSSVWSPVMQLLWKLPEQEKDQLRFALSRTYKAPTTRSLVPRRYTANNDNGPNNPDFQGNPQLLPELAWVPTWRMNPIFLKTACSACPPMSSGCRT, encoded by the coding sequence GTGAGCCCTGACGGCAAATCCAGGGTACTGAGATCAATACAGCAAAAGAATCTGGCTGACTTTTGGCGTCTGGCGCTAACACCCCGTCTGAACTGGAGCCTGGACAATGGCGACACGCTGAGCTGGCAGAGCCTGATTGATTTTTACCGCAACGTGAATTGGGGGCATGATCATGAAACAGCGGCACCGGAAGATGCCAGTCAATACCCTGATAATAATTATCGCGCCTCTTCACATACAGGTTTGTTACGCTCAGACTTGAGCTGGGCGCACAGGATAGATGCAGACAGCAAACTGAATGCGAAGCTGGGCCTGAACTACAACAAGCGCGAGACTGACTATAACTTCTATGGCTATCCCCTGGCGAAGAACCAAGCTTTCAACCGCCATGTTGTGTCGAACGCCATAGACAGCAGTGTCAGCAGCAGCGGCAAATACCTGAGCCGCTTTCGTGATGACCATAGTCTTGCACTGGGTTGGGATTTCACTCACACGCAACGCAGCGAGACCCGTTCGCAGTATGACCTGCAGCCGCATGATACAAAGATAGATACACTATTTGAAGACTACAAAGCCAATGTACGCCGCGTAGCCGTGTTTGCCCAGGATGAATGGGACGTGACTAACCGCCTGCAAGCTTACCTGGGTTTGCGCTGGGAAGGTTTGAATACAGAAACCACAGGCAGGCTGATGGTACCCGTGCAAACCAGGTCCAGCGTATGGAGCCCGGTCATGCAATTATTATGGAAATTGCCTGAACAAGAAAAAGACCAATTGCGTTTTGCCTTGTCCCGTACCTACAAAGCCCCCACCACGCGTAGCCTGGTACCCCGTCGCTATACGGCAAACAATGATAATGGCCCGAACAATCCTGACTTCCAGGGCAACCCGCAACTCTTGCCAGAGCTGGCCTGGGTGCCGACCTGGCGTATGAATCCTATTTTTCTAAAAACAGCATGTTCAGCCTGTCCGCCTATGTCAAGCGGGTGCAGGACGTGA
- a CDS encoding DNA-deoxyinosine glycosylase encodes MKAPESNPLAQAPVLLGFPPVINEHTHTLILGSFPGAASLTATQYYAYRQNQFWRLVSASLATDLVTLDYEQRLQTLLAHGIGLWDVFHSCVRAGSLDSAIREGKLNDFSGLRPTHPHLRKLCFNGQTAGKMATYFQQQGYQTLILPSSSPAHATRSFADKLLDWQAGLQPAPG; translated from the coding sequence ATGAAGGCACCAGAATCGAACCCACTTGCGCAAGCCCCTGTATTGCTGGGCTTCCCTCCTGTCATCAATGAGCACACCCATACCCTGATACTGGGAAGTTTCCCTGGCGCTGCTTCACTCACGGCAACGCAATATTATGCCTACAGGCAAAACCAGTTCTGGCGACTGGTATCAGCCTCTCTGGCAACAGACCTGGTCACACTTGATTACGAACAGCGCCTGCAAACTTTGCTGGCGCATGGCATAGGTTTATGGGATGTATTTCATTCCTGCGTGCGTGCAGGCAGCCTTGACTCAGCCATACGCGAGGGCAAACTCAATGACTTCAGCGGCTTGCGGCCAACACATCCGCATTTACGCAAGCTTTGCTTCAATGGCCAGACCGCAGGAAAAATGGCGACTTACTTCCAGCAACAGGGGTACCAGACGCTGATACTACCCTCATCCTCCCCCGCCCACGCAACACGCAGTTTTGCAGACAAATTACTCGACTGGCAGGCCGGACTGCAGCCTGCACCTGGCTGA
- a CDS encoding TonB-dependent siderophore receptor codes for MCSAALRAADVVKSEVKVETTKNADTIQTVEVGGPGATAQRKNDTAAKIVVNAAELMQYGDTQLSAVLKRQPGISVVGNELRMRGLGAGYTQILLNGDPVAPGFSIDSIDPTLIERVEILRTTTAEFSAQAVAGSINIILKKAADSARKEFKAAIAHSEHNWNPTLSLELADKHAGFSYSVTGTVSKTGYENSPQSPRA; via the coding sequence ATGTGTAGTGCCGCATTGCGAGCTGCTGACGTAGTCAAAAGCGAGGTCAAAGTTGAAACCACGAAGAATGCAGATACGATACAAACCGTTGAGGTGGGCGGGCCCGGGGCAACAGCGCAAAGAAAGAATGATACTGCCGCAAAAATCGTCGTCAATGCCGCTGAGCTGATGCAATATGGCGATACGCAATTGTCTGCGGTGTTAAAACGCCAGCCTGGCATTTCTGTCGTAGGCAATGAATTGCGCATGCGTGGCCTGGGTGCAGGCTATACGCAGATATTATTGAATGGCGACCCGGTGGCACCGGGATTTTCCATAGACAGCATTGATCCTACGTTGATAGAGCGCGTGGAAATCCTGCGCACCACGACGGCAGAATTCAGCGCCCAGGCGGTGGCAGGTAGCATCAACATCATCCTCAAAAAAGCTGCGGACAGTGCCAGAAAAGAGTTCAAGGCTGCAATCGCGCATAGTGAACATAACTGGAATCCCACATTGTCCCTGGAACTGGCCGACAAGCATGCAGGTTTCTCTTACTCCGTCACTGGCACTGTATCAAAAACCGGTTATGAAAATTCCCCGCAGTCACCGAGAGCATAG
- a CDS encoding transporter substrate-binding domain-containing protein, which produces MLLKVAGVLCFIFLCGYAPFLKAANLYLTEVAPFAFAKDAKGTYDGINVRIANELRRRSGVPLELVVVPSARHVVMFPADKEAYSISQAENFSEQEGVLLSEVTQFPIMVIAPRGAVLRNYDDLIALSMEKGIGMMRRLSYGTFGQDERVRKVEINTLENGMRMLEAGRISGIVGSQPAILAAAEKNASANLLGPGLVISYGSHVMRVRPEFAASANSKIISATLLAMKNDGSIARILDDYLKDLKAGLSAAK; this is translated from the coding sequence ATGTTGCTTAAAGTAGCGGGTGTGCTCTGTTTCATTTTCCTTTGCGGGTATGCGCCTTTCTTGAAAGCGGCTAATCTCTATCTGACTGAGGTCGCTCCTTTTGCTTTCGCCAAAGATGCCAAGGGTACTTATGACGGCATCAATGTGCGCATAGCCAATGAATTGCGCAGGAGATCCGGCGTCCCGCTGGAGCTTGTGGTGGTGCCCAGCGCCCGCCATGTGGTGATGTTCCCAGCAGATAAAGAGGCTTACAGTATTTCCCAGGCAGAAAATTTCAGTGAGCAGGAAGGTGTCCTGTTGAGCGAGGTTACCCAGTTTCCGATTATGGTGATTGCGCCGCGCGGGGCTGTACTCAGAAATTATGATGACCTGATTGCCCTGTCCATGGAAAAAGGCATAGGCATGATGCGCAGGCTCAGTTATGGCACGTTTGGCCAGGATGAGCGCGTCAGGAAGGTAGAAATCAATACCCTGGAGAATGGCATGCGCATGCTGGAAGCTGGGCGTATCTCGGGTATCGTTGGCAGTCAGCCTGCTATCCTGGCGGCGGCAGAAAAGAATGCCTCGGCAAATTTATTAGGCCCCGGCCTGGTTATTTCTTATGGCTCACATGTCATGCGTGTGCGGCCAGAGTTCGCTGCGAGTGCGAATTCAAAAATCATTAGTGCGACTTTGCTGGCCATGAAAAATGATGGCAGCATCGCACGTATACTCGACGACTATCTAAAAGACCTGAAGGCGGGGTTGTCAGCCGCAAAATAA
- a CDS encoding TonB-dependent receptor domain-containing protein has translation MFSLSAYVKRVQDVTVQNLYERNGVWITTPFNNGKARVMGLEFDTKFSLQDLLPASVPLEVRLNAARNWSRLDAIPGPDNRLTDQVPLTANLGMDYKRSEQQSFGFNFNLQTGGNVQVTPGLRNYTGVSRNLDVYGLWKLGDKMQLRKTQLRLSVSNLLHQDVLQSSQFSDQYGRKSRSSVTPGSATIRLQFEKSL, from the coding sequence ATGTTCAGCCTGTCCGCCTATGTCAAGCGGGTGCAGGACGTGACGGTGCAAAACCTGTATGAAAGAAATGGCGTATGGATTACGACACCTTTTAATAACGGTAAGGCCAGAGTGATGGGGCTGGAATTTGATACCAAATTTAGCCTGCAGGATTTGCTGCCAGCCTCAGTGCCGCTGGAAGTACGTCTGAATGCCGCACGCAACTGGTCCAGGCTGGATGCAATACCAGGGCCGGATAATCGTCTTACCGATCAGGTACCATTGACGGCCAATCTGGGCATGGATTACAAGCGCAGTGAGCAGCAGTCATTTGGCTTTAATTTCAATCTGCAGACAGGCGGCAATGTGCAGGTCACGCCTGGTCTGCGCAACTATACGGGCGTCAGTCGCAATCTTGATGTGTATGGTTTATGGAAGCTGGGAGACAAGATGCAACTGCGCAAGACGCAACTGCGCCTGTCTGTCAGCAATCTCCTGCATCAGGATGTGCTGCAGTCTTCTCAATTCAGCGATCAGTATGGGCGCAAATCACGTAGCTCAGTAACACCGGGTAGTGCCACGATACGTCTGCAGTTTGAAAAGAGTTTATGA
- a CDS encoding DUF3016 domain-containing protein, with protein sequence MKLMTSAILLAMAMATQVQAGEVKVTWQEPEKYTDIRPGNESKSGFQERMIKEFDQIFADLAKKLPDAYQWDITVTDVDLAGDVRPFYRNTVGDIRIIKDLYWPRMTLTFDLKDEKGKSIASGTENIKDMNFLMRSGLATGNSAFRYEEQMLRDWFAKQQRDKIFPSR encoded by the coding sequence ATGAAATTGATGACAAGTGCAATATTGCTGGCAATGGCGATGGCGACACAGGTACAGGCTGGCGAAGTGAAAGTGACCTGGCAGGAGCCGGAGAAATATACGGATATTCGCCCAGGCAATGAATCCAAGTCAGGCTTCCAGGAACGCATGATCAAGGAGTTTGATCAAATATTTGCCGACCTGGCAAAAAAACTGCCCGATGCGTATCAGTGGGATATCACAGTCACTGATGTTGATCTGGCTGGCGACGTACGCCCGTTTTACCGTAACACCGTTGGTGATATACGGATCATCAAGGATTTGTATTGGCCACGCATGACTTTGACTTTTGATCTGAAGGACGAAAAAGGCAAGAGCATTGCTTCGGGTACAGAAAATATCAAGGACATGAATTTTCTGATGAGATCCGGTCTGGCTACCGGTAATTCTGCCTTCCGCTATGAAGAGCAAATGCTGCGTGACTGGTTCGCGAAGCAGCAGCGTGACAAGATTTTCCCTTCACGTTGA